The following are from one region of the Tachysurus fulvidraco isolate hzauxx_2018 chromosome 15, HZAU_PFXX_2.0, whole genome shotgun sequence genome:
- the mcm7 gene encoding DNA replication licensing factor MCM7 isoform X1, with the protein MAPKDYASEKEKCKRFLQEFYTEDDSGKKVFKYGAQLVSLAHREQVALVVDLDDVAEEDPELVESICENTKRYFTLFSDSVHELLPEYREHEVVAKDALDVYIEHRLMMEGRGRDPADMRDHRNQYPAELMRRFELYFRPPSSAKQKVIREVKADSIGKLVTVRGIVTRASEVKPMMVVATYTCDQCGAETYQPIASQSFMPLIMCPSQECVTNKSGGRLYLQTRGSKFVKFQELRIQEHSEQVPVGNIPRCMTVSVRGENTRAAQPGDHVTISGVFLPLLRTGFRQAVQGLLSETYVEAHSITLMNKTEDDELGADDLTDDELRQITEESFYEKLAGSIAPEIYGHEDVKKALLLLLVGGVEQNPRGMKIRGNINICLMGDPGVAKSQLLSYIDRLAPRSQYTTGRGSSGVGLTAAVMRDPVTGEMTLEGGALVLADLGVCCIDEFDKMADADRTAIHEVMEQQTISIAKAGIMTSLNARCSILAAANPAFGRYNPRKSIEQNIQLPAALLSRFDLLWLIQDKPDTQKDLQLAQHITHVHQHCKQPPTHYTPIDMKLMRRYISKCKKKQPVVPEGLTDYITAAYVEMRKEARVSKDTTFTSARTLLSILRLSTALARLRMVDMVEKEDVNEAMRLMEMSKDSLQPDKSATTRSQRPADVIFSLVRELVSEGGKVRAVRMADAEHRCVSRGFTPAQFTDALQEYEELNVWQINNTRTRITFI; encoded by the exons ATGGCTCCGAAAGACTACGCGTCGGAGAAAG agAAATGTAAGCGCTTTCTGCAGGAGTTCTACACTGAAGATGACTCTGGGAAAAAGGTCTTCAAATATGGCGCTCAGCTG GTGTCTTTGGCTCACAGAGAGCAGGTGGCGTTGGTGGTGGATCTGGACGATGTAGCAGAGGAGGACCCAGAGCTGGTTGAAAGCATTTGTGAGAACACCAAGCGATACTTCACGCTGTTCTCTGACTCTGTACATGAGCTTCTCCCTGAATACAGAGAGCATGAG gtgGTGGCTAAAGATGCTCTTGATGTTTACATCGAGCATCGTCTGATGATGGAAGGAAGAGGACGTGACCCTGCCGACATGCGTGATCACAGGAACCAGTACCCTGCTGAGCTCATGAGAAGATT TGAGTTGTATTTCCGTCCTCCTTCCTCTGCTAAGCAAAAGGTCATCAGGGAGGTTAAAGCAGACTCCATTGGAAAGCTTGTGACAGTCCGAGGCATTGTTACCAGGGCATCTGAGGTCAAACCCATGATGGTAGTGGCCACCTATACATGTGACCAGTGTGGCGCGGAGACTTACCAACCG ATTGCCTCTCAGAGCTTCATGCCACTGATCATGTGTCCGAGTCAGGAGTGTGTGACCAATAAATCAGGAGGCCGTCTGTACTTACAGACACGGGGTTCAAAGTTTGTGAAGTTCCAGGAGCTGCGTATCCAGGAGCAT AGTGAGCAGGTGCCGGTCGGTAATATCCCACGCTGTATGACCGTGTCTGTGCGTGGAGAGAACACGCGTGCAGCTCAGCCTGGAGATCACGTGACTATTTCTGGAGTTTTCCTTCCTCTGCTACGAACTGGGTTCAGACAGGCTGTACAG GGTCTGTTATCAGAGACCTATGTGGAGGCACACTCCATCACACTGATGAACAAGACCGAGGACGATGAACTCGGGGCAGACGATCTTACTGATGATGAGCTCAGACAGATCACAG agGAAAGTTTCTATGAGAAACTGGCAGGTTCAATTGCACCAGAGATCTACGGTCATGAGGACGTGAAGAAGgcgctgctgttgctgctggtCGGTGGGGTTGAACAGAATCCACGTGGCATGAAGATTAGGG GTAACATTAATATCTGTCTGATGGGAGATCCTGGTGTGGCCAAATCTCAGCTGCTGTCTTACATCGATCGCCTGGCGCCACGCA gtcaGTACACCACGGGTCGGGGCTCATCAGGTGTGGGTTTGACGGCAGCAGTGATGCGTGATCCTGTCACTGGGGAGATGACACTGGAGGGCGGAGCTCTGGTGCTGGCTGATCTTGGCGTGTGCTGCATTGATGAGTTTGATAAAATGGCTGATGCAGATCGAACTGCCATCCACGAGGTCATGGAGCAGCAGACAATCTCTATTGCCAAG GCAGGTATCATGACATCTCTGAACGCACGCTGCTCTATCCTGGCGGCCGCAAACCCTGCGTTTGGCCGCTATAACCCACGTAAAAGCATTGAGCAAAACATTCAGCTTCCAGCAGCGCTGCTGTCACGTTTTGACCTGCTTTGGCTCATCCAGGACAAACCGGACACCCAGAAAGACCTGCAGCTTgcacagcacatcacacacgTCCATCAGCACTGCAAACAGCCtcccacacactatacacctaTCGACATGAAGCTCATGAG GCGATATATCAGTAAGTGCAAGAAGAAGCAGCCCGTCGTCCCCGAGGGCCTGACTGATTACATCACGGCCGCGTATGTGGAGATGAGGAAGGAGGCACGAGTCAGCAAGGATACCACCTTTACCTCTGCCCGAACCCTACTGTCCATCCTGCGTCTGTCCACAGCCTTG GCACGTCTCCGTATGGTGGACATGGTAGAGAAGGAGGATGTAAATGAAGCGATGAGGCTGATGGAGATGAGCAAAGACTCACTTCAGCCTGATAAATCAGCCACCACCAG GTCCCAGCGTCCTGCCGATGTGATCTTTTCTCTGGTGCGTGAGTTGGTGTCTGAAGGTGGAAAAGTTCGGGCCGTGCGCATGGCTGACGCAGAACACCGGTGTGTGTCCCGAGGTTTCACTCCAGCTCAGTTTACCGATGCACTTCAGGAGTATGAAGAGCTCAATGTGTGGCAGATCaataacacacgcacacgcatcaCTTTCATCtga
- the mcm7 gene encoding DNA replication licensing factor MCM7 isoform X2, translated as MMEGRGRDPADMRDHRNQYPAELMRRFELYFRPPSSAKQKVIREVKADSIGKLVTVRGIVTRASEVKPMMVVATYTCDQCGAETYQPIASQSFMPLIMCPSQECVTNKSGGRLYLQTRGSKFVKFQELRIQEHSEQVPVGNIPRCMTVSVRGENTRAAQPGDHVTISGVFLPLLRTGFRQAVQGLLSETYVEAHSITLMNKTEDDELGADDLTDDELRQITEESFYEKLAGSIAPEIYGHEDVKKALLLLLVGGVEQNPRGMKIRGNINICLMGDPGVAKSQLLSYIDRLAPRSQYTTGRGSSGVGLTAAVMRDPVTGEMTLEGGALVLADLGVCCIDEFDKMADADRTAIHEVMEQQTISIAKAGIMTSLNARCSILAAANPAFGRYNPRKSIEQNIQLPAALLSRFDLLWLIQDKPDTQKDLQLAQHITHVHQHCKQPPTHYTPIDMKLMRRYISKCKKKQPVVPEGLTDYITAAYVEMRKEARVSKDTTFTSARTLLSILRLSTALARLRMVDMVEKEDVNEAMRLMEMSKDSLQPDKSATTRSQRPADVIFSLVRELVSEGGKVRAVRMADAEHRCVSRGFTPAQFTDALQEYEELNVWQINNTRTRITFI; from the exons ATGATGGAAGGAAGAGGACGTGACCCTGCCGACATGCGTGATCACAGGAACCAGTACCCTGCTGAGCTCATGAGAAGATT TGAGTTGTATTTCCGTCCTCCTTCCTCTGCTAAGCAAAAGGTCATCAGGGAGGTTAAAGCAGACTCCATTGGAAAGCTTGTGACAGTCCGAGGCATTGTTACCAGGGCATCTGAGGTCAAACCCATGATGGTAGTGGCCACCTATACATGTGACCAGTGTGGCGCGGAGACTTACCAACCG ATTGCCTCTCAGAGCTTCATGCCACTGATCATGTGTCCGAGTCAGGAGTGTGTGACCAATAAATCAGGAGGCCGTCTGTACTTACAGACACGGGGTTCAAAGTTTGTGAAGTTCCAGGAGCTGCGTATCCAGGAGCAT AGTGAGCAGGTGCCGGTCGGTAATATCCCACGCTGTATGACCGTGTCTGTGCGTGGAGAGAACACGCGTGCAGCTCAGCCTGGAGATCACGTGACTATTTCTGGAGTTTTCCTTCCTCTGCTACGAACTGGGTTCAGACAGGCTGTACAG GGTCTGTTATCAGAGACCTATGTGGAGGCACACTCCATCACACTGATGAACAAGACCGAGGACGATGAACTCGGGGCAGACGATCTTACTGATGATGAGCTCAGACAGATCACAG agGAAAGTTTCTATGAGAAACTGGCAGGTTCAATTGCACCAGAGATCTACGGTCATGAGGACGTGAAGAAGgcgctgctgttgctgctggtCGGTGGGGTTGAACAGAATCCACGTGGCATGAAGATTAGGG GTAACATTAATATCTGTCTGATGGGAGATCCTGGTGTGGCCAAATCTCAGCTGCTGTCTTACATCGATCGCCTGGCGCCACGCA gtcaGTACACCACGGGTCGGGGCTCATCAGGTGTGGGTTTGACGGCAGCAGTGATGCGTGATCCTGTCACTGGGGAGATGACACTGGAGGGCGGAGCTCTGGTGCTGGCTGATCTTGGCGTGTGCTGCATTGATGAGTTTGATAAAATGGCTGATGCAGATCGAACTGCCATCCACGAGGTCATGGAGCAGCAGACAATCTCTATTGCCAAG GCAGGTATCATGACATCTCTGAACGCACGCTGCTCTATCCTGGCGGCCGCAAACCCTGCGTTTGGCCGCTATAACCCACGTAAAAGCATTGAGCAAAACATTCAGCTTCCAGCAGCGCTGCTGTCACGTTTTGACCTGCTTTGGCTCATCCAGGACAAACCGGACACCCAGAAAGACCTGCAGCTTgcacagcacatcacacacgTCCATCAGCACTGCAAACAGCCtcccacacactatacacctaTCGACATGAAGCTCATGAG GCGATATATCAGTAAGTGCAAGAAGAAGCAGCCCGTCGTCCCCGAGGGCCTGACTGATTACATCACGGCCGCGTATGTGGAGATGAGGAAGGAGGCACGAGTCAGCAAGGATACCACCTTTACCTCTGCCCGAACCCTACTGTCCATCCTGCGTCTGTCCACAGCCTTG GCACGTCTCCGTATGGTGGACATGGTAGAGAAGGAGGATGTAAATGAAGCGATGAGGCTGATGGAGATGAGCAAAGACTCACTTCAGCCTGATAAATCAGCCACCACCAG GTCCCAGCGTCCTGCCGATGTGATCTTTTCTCTGGTGCGTGAGTTGGTGTCTGAAGGTGGAAAAGTTCGGGCCGTGCGCATGGCTGACGCAGAACACCGGTGTGTGTCCCGAGGTTTCACTCCAGCTCAGTTTACCGATGCACTTCAGGAGTATGAAGAGCTCAATGTGTGGCAGATCaataacacacgcacacgcatcaCTTTCATCtga